Genomic window (Arcobacter aquimarinus):
ATTTATAAAAAAATCTTGGTTTGAATTATATAATAATTTACTCCTTTTTTATTAAAAAAAATAAATTATTTATCATATAATGCGCTTGCTTCTTTATTTCTTTGTTTTTTTAATTCCATATCTACATATTTTCCAATGATGTTTTGTTTAGTTTTTGAGGCTATTGTTATTTTTCTTTTTGTTGGTATATGTTGATATATAAAAAATTTAGCTTCATACATAGATAATCGTATAGAAGTTGCAACAGCATAAGAACTCATAATAAAATCATCTTTTGCAAGTTTATAAATATCATCAAAATACTCTTTTGTCCAAAGTTCAAAATTTACCTCACTTGAAAAAGCATCTTGAAAAACTATATCAAAAGAGTTTTCTTTTAGGGTTTTTATATATTTTCTAGCATCACCTATAAAGAGTTCTATTTTTATTTTTTCATCTTCGTATTTGTTGTTTTTTGCAATTGATTTTATAATGTGTTTTATATCTTCAAACTCTTTTGGAAACTCAAAATTTTCTAAAGACTTTACTAAGTTTCCATCAAGTTCTGGCGAATAAAAGTTTAGTTTTACGTCAAGATTATTTTTGATTACATAATAAATAGTTGAAAAAGTGTTATATCCAATCCCGAAACAAATATCTAAAATAGTAAGCTCTTTTTTGTTTTGATGATAAGTAAAAGCTGGAATTATGTGTTTTGTAAGAGCTTCGTTTATAGCACCATCATCAGGATTGTGATAGTGCTGATTATATAGTTTTGAAAATAGGGTGTTTGAACCATCTTTTGTGGTAACCATTGAGTTTTGATTATCTTGCAATTTTATTCTTTATAGACCATTGTCCCAATGGTGCATTTTTTTTGCTGTAAAAATATGAAAATCATCAAAAAGTTCGATACAGTTCGGTGCTTGAAATCCAATATTTTCTAAAAGTTCTAAAATCTCATATTTATTATCATTTGAGATTTTTTCAAGTATTATGATATTTCCTGAGTTTTCCAAAGCTTTATACATTAGCTTTAAAATCATCTCTTGATTAGAACAATATGAGAGAATATCTCCTAAAACTACATATTCAAACTCTCTTGCTGTTGCTTTTAGTTTGGCAGAGTTTTCATCAATAAAAGGAATATATTTTATATTCCCATTATTTTGAACTTTTATCTCTTCAAGAGTGTTATTTATAAGTTCCAAAGAGTTATTTATATGTAAAATAGCTATATTTGGATAATCAGTAAATAACTCTTTGAAAAGTGAAAGTTTTTTTTTCACTTTTTTAGTTACCTAAAGCTTTTAATTTTTCTTCAGATAAATATAACTCTTCATTTGACATAACACCAATTTTAGAAGATAAGATATCACGTGCTATATCTTTTGCTTCATCTAAAGAGTGCATTGCACATGTTCCACATTGGTAAATATTTAGTTCTGGAATATCATTTTGTTCTTTTACTTCAAGTACATCTTTCATAGCTTTTTCCCAAGCATTTGCTACTGTTGATTCATCAGGAGTTCCTATTAAACTCATATAAAAACCTGTTCTACAACCCATTGGTGAAACATCGATGATTTCAACTGTATCAGAGTTTAAATGATTTCTAATAAATCCTGCAAATAGATGTTCTAAAGTGTGGATACCTTTTTCACTTAACATCTTTTCATTTGGTACACAAAATCTTAAATCAAATACTGTAATATTATCACCTTTTGGTGTTTTCATCTTTTTTGCTACTCGCACAGCAGGTGCTGGCATAATAGTGTGGTCAACTCTAAAACTATCTAATAATGGCATAATAATTTCCTTAAAATTTATAAAAATAATGGAAAATTATAGCTAAAGAAAAGTAAAGGGGTATTAAATCGTAGATTTATAATTTTCAAGTAGTTCTTTTAGATATTTAGTAGCTTTTACTTTTTGAAAATATGTAAACATAATAATAGGAATAATCCCTAAACCATAAGTAAAGGCAATAGCAAGGACAATAAAAATAGTCAAAATCAAAGTATCTTGTAATTCTGCTGTGATGATGGCTTGTGATGTTTTCTCTTTTTTATTTGTTGAAGTTGTGATATTTAGTTTATATCTTAGAAATGAACCTAATTGTAACTTTTCAATATCTAAACTATCTTTTTCTATTTTTATTTCATAATTTTTGTTTTTTAAAAACTGCTTTTTGAAAAACTCAAATAGATTTGAATTTCCCTCTTTTAGATTTAAATTTTCGTGAAACTCCACATCAAACATACCCATAAATAGCCTTTTTTATTTTGAGTATAACAAAAAAAGTGAAATGAATAAAATGTTATTTGTATATAAAATAATCTATTGTATAAAAAAGATAGGAATAAGAAAAAGAGAAAATAAATAATATTTTAACTAAGATTAGTAATAAAATTATTTATAAAGAGTTTTTGATGGAATTGGTTTATTTGTGGCTTGAAGAGTATAAAAATATAGAGAAACAAGGGTTTAATTTTTCTCCTAGGTTTGGGTGTGAATATGATGAAAAAAAGAATAAATTAGAAATTATTGATAAAGAAAAAACGGGTGAATTTTATCCTAAGAATTTTTTTGGTGATAATATAAATGTTACTGCTATTGTTGGAGAAAATGGGAGTGGGAAAAGTAGTTTACTGCTAGGAATTACCAATGATAAAATTTTAATAAAAAAAGATGAAGAGTTTTTTACTAATGATTTTAAAAGTAATAAGTATAATTTTAAAGAGATTAATAGAGAAAAAGATTATGATATTGTTTACTTAGATTACGATTTGATTAAATTACATGAAGTAAAAGATTTTTGGGGTTATGCCTCTCAAAATATATATGATAAAAACTTATATAGAAAAATTGAAAATGCTTTTGGATGGGATTCAAATTTCAATATAGAAAAATTTAGAGAACATTTTTTTAATATTATTATTGACCAAATAGATTCTTTTGCTTTAAATATATTTTTTTACAATCCATTAAAAATAATTTTTGCTGATTATTTACATTCTATAACTGGTGAAGAAAAATTTGAACATATAAATAAACTTATAAAAGAAGTAGAAAAAAGTAATTTTACAAAAGAAAAGTTTTTAGTTTTTTTATATTCAAATATAAGTATGAAAGTTCCTCCTGATGTTCAGAAGGTAGATTTAATTCCTGAATTACTAAAAATTGAAAATGATATTATTGAAAATGCACATCATTATAAACTAGATAATATTGATGAAATTTATGAATTTTTAGAAGAATTAAATAATCATGAATTACTAATTGAAGAATTCAAAAGTATATATAAAAAACACAAAAAAGCATTTTTAAAATTAATTGAAATAGGTTACTTAAGAATTGATTTTGAAGATGAAATTACTAGAAAGTATTTTGATTTAAGTTTTGGAGAAAGAAAACTTTTTACTGAAATGTTAATGATATTTGATGCAATAAGAAAAAATAATAGAAATGATATTTTAGTAGTTTTAGATGAACCTGATTTAACACTTCATCCTGATTGGCAAAAAAAATATATAAATGAAATGATTAAATTACTATTAACTTTTTCAGACAAGAAATTTCATTTAATAATAACTTCCCACTCCCCATTCATTCTTTCAGACCTACCAAAAGAAAATATAATATTCCTAGAAAAAGGAAAACAAGTTTATCCTTTTGAAGATGGAAAACAAACATTTGGAGCAAATATTCACACCTTACTTTCTCATGGATTTTTTATGAAAGATGGACTTATGGGTGAGTTTGCAAAAAGTAAGATAAATAATCTAATAGAAAATTTAAAAGATAGGAATTACAACCATTCAAATAAAGAAAAAGAGGAAATTCTCTCTGCTATAAAGATTATTGGAGAAGAATTTTTAAAAACAAAACTTTTAAATATGTTTTATAAAAAGTATGATGATGATTTTATAAAAAAACAACGAAAAGAAGATTTACTTATTCAACAAGAAAAAATAAAAAAAGAGTTGGAAAATTTATGATAAAAATTCCATATCCATCTCAATATGATTTAGATAATTATTTTGATGAGATAAAGACTGAACTTTTAAAGAGAATTAGATATATAAAATCTCAAAAAAATATTAGTATTGATGATAAAAAATTTCGAGTTACAAATAAAATAAAGAAAATACTTGTATGGCTAGAAATTGAGAATAATTTAAAAAAATTAATCCAGTTAAAGCCAAATGATATGATTTGTTTAATAAAAGATATGTATAAAAAATTTCCTAAATCACATTATAAAAAAGAAAGTTTAAATAGAATCTTTTATAGAATTTTTGTTGATTATGGTTATGATAAAATAGATAAGTTAAAATTCATTCAGAAAATTAATCTTGGAAGTTGTCCTTATTGTAATAGAAATTATATTTTTTCTATAAATAAAAAAGGTTCTGTTAAACCAGAAATTGACCATTTTTATCCAAAATCTATTTATCCTTATTTAGCAGTCTCATATTTCAATTTAATACCATCTTGTCCTACTTGTAATGGATTTGGTGTTAAAGAAGCAAAAGATACATTTTATGTTTATCCTATTTCAAATCCATATGAATTAAATGAAAATGATTTTAGATTTTCAATTAGTCCTGAAAGTATTGATTTTTTTAATGTTGAAAATAAAAAATATGATTTTAATAGCTTTGAAATTGAGTTATACGGTAATAAAGCAAATTTAGAAATCTTTAAATTAGAAGAACTTTATAAACAACATAAAGATATAGTTCTTGAACTTTTGATTAAGAAAGCTTATTATCCAAAAAGTTACATTAATGAATTAAAAGGTTTTGGATTTAGTGAGGATGAAGTTTATAGATATTTATTTAGTAATTATCTAAAAGAAGAAGACTTACACAAACGCCCACTTTCAAAACTAATAAAAGATATAAGTGAAGAGTTAGATTTGATATAAAATCAAATCTAGCTTTTTATATCTTAAAGCCCAAAAGTTACCAAAAGTTCTGAATCTTCGATTTTTACATCTTTTACAAAAGAGCCTTTGAAAGATGATTTATCGATTTTATAAACGGGAATCGTATTAAAAATATTATCAACGATAGGTTTTATATTTGCTACAACATTATCTAAGATTGTTTTATCGATATTTAGATTTGTCATTTTTAATTCATTTAGTTCAATATCTTTTAGATAAATTGCTGATTTTTCTTTATCAAAATATGGTATTCCACTAAAAGTTAACGTTCCATTTGAGTTTGGTATAAAAATAGCAGAGATATTTAGATTTATATTTGCACTTAGTCTATTTGTTCCATCTTTTATAAACAGATGAGGTTTTAAAAGTTCGATATTTGCAACTACAAAATCTTGTCTTATTGGGAACTCTTGTGAAAAGTTGTTTAGTTCGCTTTCTTGAACTTTTAAAGTCAATCCATCACCATCAAATTTTTTTATACAAGCAGTAAAAAATATAAGTGAAAATAAAACCAATAGTAAATGAAATTTTTTTTGAATGTACATTTTTTGCCTTTAAAATTTTAATGAAATAATACTAAGATAAATAAAAAGTTGGCTTTTTTATTATTTGACTTAAAATAAACATTGGGATAAAATCATTTCTATGAATACTTATTTTGAAATAAAAAATTTACAAAACAATACTTTTGAACTTTTGTTATTTGATATTTGGACAAAAGAAAATTTAAATAAAATTATACAAAATTTAGAAAAAATGCAGATACCAAAAAACGCATCTTTGGTTGTAGATTTTGAAAATCTAAAAGAGTGTGATAGTAGTGCTGTTATATATTTGATTTCATTTGTAAAAAGATTTTCAAAAGATTCAGTATTTTTGAAAAATAGCCAAAACTATCAAAAAATTTATACTTTTTATGAAAAACATTATCAAGATAGTTTTGATGAAATAGAAAATAAAAACCAATTTATAGAAAACATAGGAAGAAAAACCTATGAATTTTACAAAGGAAGTAAAGCTTTTATTGATTTTATTGGAAAAGTTTTTTATTTTTTTATTCACTCTTTATTTAATCCAACAAAAATAAGATTTAAAGCTACACTAAAATATATAGAAACATCAGCTTTAAATGCACTTTTAATTGTGGCGGTTACCTCTTTTTTGGTGGGAGTGGTTATTGCTTATCAAGGAGCAGTTCAACTAGAAAAATTTGGAGCAAATATTTTTGTAGTTGAAATGATAGCTATTACAATGTTTAGAGAAATTGCGCCACTTGTTACAGCTATAGTAATAGCAGGAAGAAGTGCTAGTGCATATACAGCTGAAATCGGTGCTATGAAAATAACAGAAGAGATAGATGCTATGAGAACTATGAATTTTGAACCAACACTTTTTTTGACTCTTCCTAGAATTTTTGCTTTATGTATATCTTTGCCTTTGTTGGTATTTTTTGCTGATGTTGTGGGAGTTTTTGGAGGAATGGTTATTGCTTATACTCATTTGGATGTCTCTTTTTTAGAGTTTATTACAAGATTACACAATGAAGTTGCTCTAAAACATTTTGTTTTAGGGATTTTTAAAGCTGTTTTTTTTGGTTTTGCTATTGCAATAATTGGTTGTTATAGAGGTTTTCAAGTACAAAATAACACTACAAGCATAGGAAAATTTACAACAATAAGTGTTGTAAATGCTATTTTTGTTGTGATTTTAATTGATGCAGTTTTCTCTGTAATATTTACTCAAATGGGAATATAAATGTCGATTATAAAAGTAGAAAACCTAAGTACAGCTTTTGGGGATAATTTAGTTCATAATAATATCTCTTTTGAGGTAAATAAAGGTGAGATTTTTGGAGTTTTAGGTGGAAGTGGCTCAGGAAAAAGTGTATTAGTAAAACAAATAGTGATGCTAAATGAGATTCAAAAAGGTACAATAAAAATCTTTGATAAGGATATTTCAAAACTTTCTCTTGATGAAACCAAAGAGATAAAACTAAACTTTTCATATCTTTTTCAGTTCGGAGCTTTATACTCTTTTTTGAATGTGATAGAAAATATAAGTGTTATGCTAAAAGAGTACACAAACTTACCAAAAGATTTGATAGAAAAGATAGCATATACAAATCTTGATATTGTAGGACTTCCAAAAAGAGTAGCAAAACTTTATCCTTCTGAATTAAGTGGTGGAATGAAAAAAAGAGTAGCTTTAGCAAGAAGTCTTGCTATGCAACCAAAGATTTTGTTTTTGGATGAACCAACAAGTGGATTAGACCCTGCTAGTACACAACAGATAAATGAACTATTACTTTATTTAAAAAATAGTTTAGATATGACAACAGTTATTATAACTCACGATTTAGAGACTATAAAAACTGTGCTTGATAGATTTATAATTATCAAAAAAGATAAAATTTTTGATGGAAATATATCAAAAGCTATGAATTCAGATGATGAGTTTATAAAAGATTTTTTAACAAATAAAAAGGCTATGTAATGGATACTAAAATTAATTTTTTCAAAATAGGAATATTTGTTTCAACTTTTTTTGTTCTTCTTGTTTTTGCAATATTTTGGTTAGGAAAATATGGATTAGAAGATAAAAAATATGATGAATATTCTATCTTTTTTTCTGAATCAATTTCGGGATTAAATATAGGTTCTTCTATAAAATTTATGGGATTTGAAGTGGGAACTGTAAAAACAATAAAGATAAATCCAACAAATTCAGAAGAGATACAAATAGATATTCAAATTCAAAAAGGTACACCTATTAAAGAAGATAATTATGCAATTTTAGGAAATCTTGGAATTACTGGACTTAAATATATTGAGTTAAAAGGTGGAAGTAACAATTCAAATCTTTTGAGTGAAAATGAAAATGGAATAAAAGTTATAAAATCAAGAACATCCGCTTTGACGACTTTTGTGGATTCAACTGAAGATATTACAAAAGAGATAATGATTTTATTATCTCAAATAAAAAAAGTTTTAAATGATGAAAATGTTTCAAAATTCTCTTCTCTTTTATCAAAAAGTGAAAGAAGTATGGAAAATATAGAACAATTTTCTAGTTATTTAGTAAAAAATGAAGAAAAAATTGATGAGGTTTTAAAATCAATAAATGAACTCACAAAAAAAGGTGGAAGTTCTTTTGATGCGATGAAAAATACAGCAAATAATTTTACTAATTTATCAAATGAGTTAAAGAACGAGTTAGACAAGGGAACATTTGATTTTAAAGGTATGACACAAGAAAGCTTAGATAATCTAAATAGAGTTTTAAATGGTTTAGAAAATAGTTTGATACAAACCCAAAATCTAATAAATAACATCAATGAAAGTCCAAGTGATTTAATACTAAAACAAAAAAATATAAAATATGGACCAGGAGAATAAGATGAAACAAAATAAAATCATATTTACATTTAAAAACACTCTTTTAGTTTTTATAATTTGCTCATTTTTTGTAGGATGTAATTTAAAACAAAATAGTATTGATATAAATCATTATGCTATTTTATTTAAAGCAAAAGAGTTAAATGAAAATAAGAAGTTAAATAATATTTTTATAGAAGAGCCAAATATAAATAGAAGTTTCAATTCAAATTCGATTTTTTATACTACAAAACCATTTTTATTTGAAGAGTATGCAAAAAATAAATGGATAAATCTTCCAAGTAGTATGATTTATAATCAACTTATTGATTCATTTAATACAAGTAAGATTTTTGCAAATGTAATTTCAAGAGATTCAAAAATAGAGCATAGATATAGATTAAAAAGTGAAATAATAAAACTTTATCATAGTTTTGAAGAAGATAAATCATACGCTATTTTAAAAGTAAAGTTTGATTTGATTGAAGATAAAAAGATTATAAAATCATTTACTTATGATAAAAAGATATTATCTAATTCAAATAACCCTTATGGTTTTGTAGAGTCTATAAATAAAGGATTTGAAGAGAGTATAAATGATTTGTTATTTAATATTTCTAAAATCTAATCTTTGAATTTTTTTGCAATAATTGGAGCAATATTCATAACAATAAAAAGTCTTACTATATGATGTAAAGTTATATAAGGAAGATTTGCTCCTACTAAAATAGCAATTAGATTTATTTCAGATTGCCCACCTGGTCCAAAAGCCAAAAGAGTTGAAACAATTGGAAAATTAAATAAATAATAACTAATCAATACAAATAGTGTACATAAAATTATCAAAATAATAAAATGTCCAAAAGTTGAAAAGAGAGTTTTTACAATAGTTTTTAATTCCACACCTTTAAATGTAAAACCTATAATTGTTCCAAATACAACTTGTACAAATTTTAAAAATTCATCTGGAACAATAGTTGTTATAAGTCCTGTTGAATGTACAAATATACTTATAATCATAGGACCAATAAGTAAAGCAGCAGTTACTTTATATCTTTTAGCAACAATAGCTCCTATATATCCTAATATTAAAAGAATAAAAAATTCAAATAGATTTATTTCTAAAATAGGTGTAGTAATTAGTTTATTTCCACTAATATCTATATCAAAGCCATATTGAATTATCAATGGAATAGAAATGACCACAAAAAAAAGTCTTGAACTTTGCATAAGAGTTATTTTTGTAATGTTTGCTTTAATCTCTTCTCCTATTATTACCATTTCTATAACACCACCTGGCATAGAGCCTAAATATGAAGTTTTAATATCATATTTTAAAAGTTTGTGATAATAATAAGTTCCTAAGACTATTGTTAAAATGGTAAAAGGAATTACAAGTAATAAACTAAAAAAATAAACACCTATATAATCTAAAATTTCAGGAGTAAAGGCACTTCCTATTGTAAGACCAATTAAAATCCGTGCAGGAGGAGAAAAAGTCTTTGGACTAATAATGGGTATTTTTTCAAATCTCATAGCAATTGTAGTTGCAAAAATTGAGCCTAAAAGCCAAGGAAGAGGTAAATGTAAATATATAAATAATACTGAACCACAAGTTCCAATAAATAGTGCAAGTAACATTTGTAAAAGTGATTTATAATTTATATTTATCATTCTAAAAATTTATATACATTGGCAAAGTTCAGGTTTATCTTTTGAACCCCATTCACACATAGAATTTAATATTGGAATCAAAGATTTACCTTTTTCAGAAAGACTATATTCTACTTTTGGAGGAATAGAAGGATATTCTTTTCTTATAATCAATTTATCTTGTTCTAGTTCTTTTAGCTGAGAACTAAGCATTTTATATGTAATTGAGCCAATTTTTCTTTGTAATTCGTTGTATCTTATTATTTTATATTCATCTAATAAATATAAAATCACCATTTTCCATTTACCTGAAATTAGAGATAAGGTATATCCAAAAGGTGTGTCTATTAGGGGTTGGAATTCTCTTTTTTTCATTTTACACTTTCATTTTCGATAGTATATTACATAAATGTACATACTTACATTATATTTTTAATTTGACTACAATTCTATCAAAATATATTAAAAGGATTTAAATATGAAGAAAATATTATTAAATTTGGTTCATCCAGATATTAATCAATCAGTAGTAAATAAAAGATTATTGGATGGAATAAAAGATTTAGAAAATATAACAATCAATAATTTGTATCAAAAGTATCCTGATTTTAAAATAGATGCAAAAGTTGAACAAAAATTACTTGAAGAAAATGATATTATTCTTTTTCAATTTCCTATGTATTGGTTTAGTTCACCTGCTCTTTTAAAAGAGTGGTTTGATGTAGTTTTAGAGGCTGGATTTGCTTATGGTGGAAGTTATAAATTAGCAGATAAATCTTTTGCTGTTGCAGTTAGTTGTGGTGGTTCAAAAGAAGCATTTAGTGAGACAGGAAAAGAGAAAAAAATAGTGGAAGAGTTTTTATATCCTTTTGAAATTACAGCAAATTACGTAAAAATGAATTATAGAAAACCTTATATTACTTATGATGCTGAAGCAGGATTAAGTGAAGAAACTTTAAATTTATATGTAAAAGAGTATGTAAAATATATAAAAGAGCTGTGATTTTTAATTAAAAGTTTTAAAGTTGATTGCTACTCTAGATTAAAAAATCTAGAGTAAGCAAGAAGAAATTACATTCTAATTTCTTCTCTTTTTTGTAAGAATGCCCATCTTTCATCAATTCTTTTTTGCCATTCATCAATTAAATATTCATATTCAGGTTTGAATAAGTGTTTAAATCTAGGTTGAGCTCCTAAATAATCTCTTACAGGAATAATGTTTTTTGGTCTATAAGTGATATTTAATTCTCTTCCATCAATGATTTCATATAATGGGAATACAAGTGAATCAACTGCTAAATCAGAAACTTCAATAGTTTGATTTGGAGCAAATTTCCATTCAGTTGTACAAGCTGACATTGCATTTATAAATACAGGACCATGAGTATCAAATCCTCTTTGGATTTTTTTAACCATGTCTTTCCATTTATTTGGAGCAACTTGAGCAACATAAGGTGCACCATGAGCTGCCATAATAGATACGATATCTTTTTTCTGTCTTTTTTCACCATAAGAATGGCTTCCCGCTGGTGCAGTTGTTGTACTTGAACCAATTGGAGTAGATGAACTTCTTTGACCTCCTGTATTTGCATAAACTTCGTTGTCTAAACAAACATACATAAAGTCATGTCCTCTTTCAAAACATCCAGAAATCCATTGGAATCCAATATCATAAGTAGAACCATCTCCACCAAATGTTACAAATTTTGGTTGAGGAGTATCAGCACTTATTCTTCCTTTGTTTCTTAAAGCTTTGTTCATTGTCTCAACTCCTGCCATTGCTGTTGATGAGTTTTCAAATCCGATATGAATCCAAGAACAATCCCAAGAAGTATGAGGATAAATAGCTGTACAAACTTCTAAACAACCAGTTGAAGCAGATACTACTAAGTTATCATTTGTTGCATTTAAAACTTCTCTTACAATAATTGAGTGAGCACAACCTGGACATAAAAGGTGTGAACCTTCAAATCTTTCTGCTGCTGTTGAGAAACTTTTTAAGTTTTTAATCTCTTTTTGTGTATTTACTAATGTACTCATTTTTGTACTCCTTGAGCATCATAGAAGCTAAGTTCTGGACCTCTAACTCCTACAAATCTTTGAATTTTACCAGCTAATTTACCTTCTTTAGCCTCTTTGTCTAAAGTTCTATAAATATTTTTAAGTACAGAAACAGTCATATCTCTTCCACCTAATCCATAAATTAAGTTAGATACTATAGGTCTATTTTGTGTATTTATTAATGCACCTGAAATTTCATTAAATAATGTTCCAACAGTTCCACCAGGAGCACTTCTATCCATACAAGCAATTGCTTTTACACCTTGTAATGCTTCAGCTACTTCTTCAAGAGGGAATGGTCTAAATACTCTTGGAGCTACAACCCCTGCGTTTATACCTTCTGCTTTTAACTCTTCAATAGCGACCATAGCTGTTTCATAAGTAGTTCCTAAACAAACTATAGCAATATCAGCATTTTCCATATTATAAGTTTCAACAAGTTTATATTCTCTTCCTGTTAACTCTTTAAATTGAGCAAAAGTTTCTAATATAACTTTTTTAGAAGCCATTAAAGCTGCGTGTTGTTTTGCTTTATGTTCAAAGTGCCAATCTTGCTCTGTTTGAACTCCATGAGTAACTGGTTTATCGAAGTTCAATAAAGCATTTACTTGTAAATATTCACCAACAAAATTACAAGCAACTTCATCAGGAAGTGGTGTAACATTTTGTGCAGTGTGAGATGTCATAAATCCATCTTGATTAGAAATAACTGGCAATCTAACTGCTGGATGCTCAGAAATCTTAAATGACATTAAAGTCATATCATAAGCTTCTTGAGGATTAAATGCATCAAGTGATATCCAGCCTGAATCTCTTGTAAGATATAAATCTGAGTGGTCACCATTTACATTTAAAGGTGCTGCTAATGCTCTATTTACTAAACATAAAACAACAGGAATTCTCATTCCAGATGCTTGGTATAAAACCTCAATCATTAGGGCTAATCCTTGAGATGAAGTTGCAGTTGCAACTCTTCCACCAGCAGCTCCAGCTCCAACACAAGCAGACATTGCAGCATGTTCAGATTCAACCATAATTACTTCACCATCAATATAACCATTTGCATGGAACATTGCATAGTTTTCAACTGTAGCAGTTGAAGGAGTAATAGGA
Coding sequences:
- a CDS encoding ABC transporter ATP-binding protein, coding for MSIIKVENLSTAFGDNLVHNNISFEVNKGEIFGVLGGSGSGKSVLVKQIVMLNEIQKGTIKIFDKDISKLSLDETKEIKLNFSYLFQFGALYSFLNVIENISVMLKEYTNLPKDLIEKIAYTNLDIVGLPKRVAKLYPSELSGGMKKRVALARSLAMQPKILFLDEPTSGLDPASTQQINELLLYLKNSLDMTTVIITHDLETIKTVLDRFIIIKKDKIFDGNISKAMNSDDEFIKDFLTNKKAM
- a CDS encoding ABC-type transport auxiliary lipoprotein family protein; this encodes MKQNKIIFTFKNTLLVFIICSFFVGCNLKQNSIDINHYAILFKAKELNENKKLNNIFIEEPNINRSFNSNSIFYTTKPFLFEEYAKNKWINLPSSMIYNQLIDSFNTSKIFANVISRDSKIEHRYRLKSEIIKLYHSFEEDKSYAILKVKFDLIEDKKIIKSFTYDKKILSNSNNPYGFVESINKGFEESINDLLFNISKI
- a CDS encoding AAA family ATPase; the protein is MELVYLWLEEYKNIEKQGFNFSPRFGCEYDEKKNKLEIIDKEKTGEFYPKNFFGDNINVTAIVGENGSGKSSLLLGITNDKILIKKDEEFFTNDFKSNKYNFKEINREKDYDIVYLDYDLIKLHEVKDFWGYASQNIYDKNLYRKIENAFGWDSNFNIEKFREHFFNIIIDQIDSFALNIFFYNPLKIIFADYLHSITGEEKFEHINKLIKEVEKSNFTKEKFLVFLYSNISMKVPPDVQKVDLIPELLKIENDIIENAHHYKLDNIDEIYEFLEELNNHELLIEEFKSIYKKHKKAFLKLIEIGYLRIDFEDEITRKYFDLSFGERKLFTEMLMIFDAIRKNNRNDILVVLDEPDLTLHPDWQKKYINEMIKLLLTFSDKKFHLIITSHSPFILSDLPKENIIFLEKGKQVYPFEDGKQTFGANIHTLLSHGFFMKDGLMGEFAKSKINNLIENLKDRNYNHSNKEKEEILSAIKIIGEEFLKTKLLNMFYKKYDDDFIKKQRKEDLLIQQEKIKKELENL
- a CDS encoding DUF1439 domain-containing protein, translated to MYIQKKFHLLLVLFSLIFFTACIKKFDGDGLTLKVQESELNNFSQEFPIRQDFVVANIELLKPHLFIKDGTNRLSANINLNISAIFIPNSNGTLTFSGIPYFDKEKSAIYLKDIELNELKMTNLNIDKTILDNVVANIKPIVDNIFNTIPVYKIDKSSFKGSFVKDVKIEDSELLVTFGL
- a CDS encoding tRNA (5-methylaminomethyl-2-thiouridine)(34)-methyltransferase MnmD, which codes for MQDNQNSMVTTKDGSNTLFSKLYNQHYHNPDDGAINEALTKHIIPAFTYHQNKKELTILDICFGIGYNTFSTIYYVIKNNLDVKLNFYSPELDGNLVKSLENFEFPKEFEDIKHIIKSIAKNNKYEDEKIKIELFIGDARKYIKTLKENSFDIVFQDAFSSEVNFELWTKEYFDDIYKLAKDDFIMSSYAVATSIRLSMYEAKFFIYQHIPTKRKITIASKTKQNIIGKYVDMELKKQRNKEASALYDK
- the luxS gene encoding S-ribosylhomocysteine lyase, which codes for MPLLDSFRVDHTIMPAPAVRVAKKMKTPKGDNITVFDLRFCVPNEKMLSEKGIHTLEHLFAGFIRNHLNSDTVEIIDVSPMGCRTGFYMSLIGTPDESTVANAWEKAMKDVLEVKEQNDIPELNIYQCGTCAMHSLDEAKDIARDILSSKIGVMSNEELYLSEEKLKALGN
- a CDS encoding MlaD family protein, translating into MDTKINFFKIGIFVSTFFVLLVFAIFWLGKYGLEDKKYDEYSIFFSESISGLNIGSSIKFMGFEVGTVKTIKINPTNSEEIQIDIQIQKGTPIKEDNYAILGNLGITGLKYIELKGGSNNSNLLSENENGIKVIKSRTSALTTFVDSTEDITKEIMILLSQIKKVLNDENVSKFSSLLSKSERSMENIEQFSSYLVKNEEKIDEVLKSINELTKKGGSSFDAMKNTANNFTNLSNELKNELDKGTFDFKGMTQESLDNLNRVLNGLENSLIQTQNLINNINESPSDLILKQKNIKYGPGE
- a CDS encoding MlaE family ABC transporter permease — protein: MNTYFEIKNLQNNTFELLLFDIWTKENLNKIIQNLEKMQIPKNASLVVDFENLKECDSSAVIYLISFVKRFSKDSVFLKNSQNYQKIYTFYEKHYQDSFDEIENKNQFIENIGRKTYEFYKGSKAFIDFIGKVFYFFIHSLFNPTKIRFKATLKYIETSALNALLIVAVTSFLVGVVIAYQGAVQLEKFGANIFVVEMIAITMFREIAPLVTAIVIAGRSASAYTAEIGAMKITEEIDAMRTMNFEPTLFLTLPRIFALCISLPLLVFFADVVGVFGGMVIAYTHLDVSFLEFITRLHNEVALKHFVLGIFKAVFFGFAIAIIGCYRGFQVQNNTTSIGKFTTISVVNAIFVVILIDAVFSVIFTQMGI